Genomic DNA from Sporosarcina sp. ANT_H38:
CCTGAATGACAACAACGCCCAACCCTTCTGAAATGATTTGGACAGACTCGTGAGTTCGTTCTGCATTTTCCGCAATGTCCGAAATATGATCTGCTTGATGTTGACTGCCTACACTCACTTCATTGACAGCAGCGAGCATTTCTCGTTGCGACACCCCAGATATCTCCGTGTTTGAACGAAGGTATGCAAGATTCGTTGTAATCTTTCCAACCGCTACGTCAAGACGCGCAGCAAGGGCTTCCTCCTCACGTACCTTTGTCTCTGTTAGCTCAACAAGTTTTTCAATATGCGTGAATACCCGCCCATTTTGACGAACAAGAAGGAATAAGATGATGCCTGACAAGAAAAAAAGAATGACAAGATTCTTCCCGCTCTCCCCTACAAGTTCCGGAGCCGTAAACATTAAATTATTTATCATAATCGCAATCAGACTCAACACAAAACCAAATACCATAATCCGCATCTTCCCATGAATTGAACCAAGAATTAAAAGGAGAACAATAATGCCAATCGTCCCAAGATTCGCTTCCGAGAAAAAGATTACCCCCATCGCAATAGCAAAATTTAAAACGAGCAATAAGTATGGCAAAATCCGTGATAGCATTTCAATTTTAGTACTAAGAAAATAGAAAAGAATAGCGAATACAAAAGGAATTGCAACAGACAAAAGAATAGCCATTGGCGACCGCTGAATAAGTTGGGCAATTAAGCCGAGTCCCGCAGCAAGTGCAAATCCAATAATCATAATTTGGTTTTTCCGAAGCCAATCTTGTCGCTTTAATTGATTAATAGTCATTAATAACGCCTCCTTGAAAATCAATTGTTTTTTCAATATACAAAAATATCAGTATGTAAAATGTATCATTAATGAATAGCCATTCACATGAGCTTAAATAACTAATTTACCTTGTTATGGATAACTGAAAAAGTCGGAAAGCAAATTTCATGCTTTCCGACTTTTTCACGATCATATGTCAATTCTTAATTTGAACTGCTTCCTTCTATGTTTCATTGATATACACTGAAATTTGTTGTTGTTCTTCAGTAAGTTCTGTCAGCGTGCATTCAACTGTTCAATTGCTGCTGTACTCAGTTCAAAATAGAAAAACTCGGTAGACAAAAGCGCTCTACCAAGTTCTATTTATTGCTTCGTATCGTAAAACGTACCATCACGCGCCACATTACTATAGGGATTAAGATAGTTTTTCATATTACCTTTTTTCGATTGAGTATCCGAGATATCTAGGCGAATTCGTTTTCTAAACAAGTCTAATTTCTTCTGAACATCGGCTTCCATGGTAACGAGTTCCTTGCCGAACGCTTTCTCTTCAGCCGTAAACGGCGCAGCAATATGCGGTTGCAGCTTATCACGATCATCTAGAAGGCCTTCGATACTCAAAATCGTTTTATCGCGTTGCTCTTCTGAAGTATGTTTCGCCGTCAATGCCAACAACTTCATCGTGACATCACGCCAAACAGTCATTGCGGGCCGAATCATATTTCATCCACATCCGCATACTGTTTCTGCCGATTGATTTGAATAACCTGCTTCCAAGTATCGCGAAACTCCGTAATGATGGCAGATGCTTCATCAAAAAGAGTGCTATCGTTTTTTATATTGCCGTCTACCAACCGGCTATTTGCAAACTCATATAACACAAGCATGTTTGCAGCGACGGGGTAGGACTTGTCGAGGGTTAGCATCAGTTCTGAAATGATAGCCTGCGCTTTTTGAATCGACTTGTTCTTTTCTTCAATATTATTTTCTTTCAATGCTCTTTTCCCTTGCTGAATGAATTTCAAACAGCCATTGTATAGCAAAAGTGTCAGTTCACCAGGTGTCGACGTATTAATCGAGTTGTTCTGATACGTTGCATATGGATTGTTTATAGCCATTTTATATCTCCTTTTGTACTACTTACTATTTTTACGAACTGCCAAGTTTTCTTTGCAACTGCTTACCATCAGATCCCTCAACCTGGCCACTCAATGCACCACGCATCTTCGTCAACATACTCGAAATCGTTGGATTGTTGCGAAGCGTTATACTCACCGCTTTTTCTTCTCATAGCTATATTTCATTTTCCTTCATATCTTTCTTATGCTCAGCAAAAAGCGCTTGAACATCACAGTATAGAGGGCTCACGAATCTTGCATTCAATTCTTCTATCATATTGTTATAGTCGACCACAAATTGAACGGCATCCCAAATCACTAATTAGCTGGTCTGTATCCATTCCGGATGCCATTCACCAGTTCGCATACCCCTACATACCTTATGATCATATTTTTCGATCTACGAGTAAACCGACAAATTCACGCATTGCCGCATGGATATCCATCAATTTTTTAGATGGTATTTCTCGGATGACTTCGTCAGTTTTCGAATCCACAATAGTTACATAGTATTCATTGAGCTTTTCATGAAACTTGAAACGCAATTGTGTGCTCGCACTTTCCAAAAATGTGTTCATGCTGTCCGTCATTTGCTTCGCTTTATCCACCGGTAATTGTTGCTCTTGCTCAGCTTGCGGCTGTACTTTTTCTACAACTGCTTGCACTTGCACTACAGGTGCTGCTTTTCCCCCTGATACGCTTGCTTGATGCGTCGCGGTTCCCCCATCCATACGACTTACCATTCCCCAAACCTCCCTAGTACTTAACAACATTCATTATGATTTATATCGGCAAACAGATTAGGAAGTTGAGCAAATTGGGAATAAAAAGTATTGAATTCCCTTCATTCATGTTTATTCGTTCAATTGAAATCCTATCAATGCAATAACTTACTTTTCTCTATTTTAATAACAACCTAAACAAACCGAATTAGACGCCGAAGCATATATAGTAATCCACTTAACTGAAAGAGAAGGTGTAGTAAATACATGTTTAGATCAATTAAAACAAAAATCATCATGACGGTAATGGTGCTATTTCTCATCGGCGTATCCAGTATGACCTTCATTAGCAATTCGATAGTGAAAAATAATACCGAAAAAAGTATCATCGAATCAAGTGGTGCACTCACCAATGAAATGAGTTTTGCAATTGAGAACTTTCTTGGTCAGTACGAGAAAGGCATTGCACAACTCTCTACATCTCCTACAGTGACAGGATTTAAACTTTCTGACGAAGACTCTACAACAACCAATCCGATCACAGCACTTGAAACTGAATTCGGGAACTTCCTCAACTTCTATGAAGATGCCACATCCGTCTATTTGACACTTCCAACTAAAGAAATAATAATCATGCCTAATGCAGACCTCGGAGACGATTTTGATCCGACAACTCGAGAATGGTACAAAAATGCTGTTGAGCATCCAGACGTTGTTCAATGGTCGAGCCCTTACAACGACTCGGCTTCAGGTGAATTAGTCATCGCAGCCTCAAAAGCTGTGCAATTAAACGGGAAATTAATTGGGGTAATGAGCCTCGATATTCAACTTGGTGCATTAGCAGATAAAATCTCATCAAGTAAAGTCGGGTATGAAGGATATCCAATCCTACTCGATGCAGAAGGTATAGTTCTCGCCCACCCCGAAAGTCAAGGCGAGAACTATATGGATCAGGATTTCATAGCAGAAATGTACAAAGATGGTAACAAACAAGGTGATGTCCATTATGGCTACGGTGGCACAAACTATATAAACGTCTATTCCACAATACCGAAATTCGGTTGGAAAGTTGCCTCTGTCTATAATGAAAAAAACATCAATACCGCAGCAAATGACTTACGCAACTCAATGATTGTTGTCGCACTCGTCACCTTGCTAGTCATCTTCGCAGCACTCTATTTCATCATCAGTCGGACCATCAAACCACTAGGACAGCTAAACTTACTAATGGATTCCGTGTCAGAAGGTGATTTGACCGTACGCTCCGACGTCAAAACGAAAGACGAAATCGGTGAACTTGGCGATAATTTCAATACAATGATCGACAATATGAATGCCATTATCACAGTCGTCAATGGCTCTGCATCGAACGTCCGGGCAAGCTCCGAAAGTTTGAGCGCAGTTGCCGAAGAAACGAATGCATCAAGTGAAGAAGTTGCGCACGCAGTAACTGAAATTGCACATGGTGCTTCCAAATCTGCGGAAGATGCTGAAATCGTTACTGAAAAAGCGTATCTACTTGGCGAGCAAATTAACGAAATCACAACCAAGGCCGGCGTTATGTCAGATATCGCAACCAAAGCCGGTGAAATGAATACGAATGGCCAAGGCCAAATGCAACAGCTGAAACTGTCCTTCAACGACTGGGAAACGAATTTACAGTCCATGTCCGAAGTTATCGGTACACTTGAAGGTAAAGTGAATGCAATCGGTGGAGTCATGGAAACAATCACCCAGATTTCATCACAAACGAATCTACTTGCCTTGAACGCAAGTATCGAAGCAGCACGTGCAGGCGAACACGGTAAAGGTTTCGCAGTCGTTGCGGATGAAGTACGGAAACTTGCAGAACAATCTGCTCGTTCAACAGAAGAAGTAAAAGTCACCGTCCAAGAACTGCAAACAGAATCTAGACTGGTTTCTGAACAAATGAACGAGACACGCGAGAACTTCCAACGCCAGGGTACTGTCGTAACAGACACGGAAATCACTTTCGGAGAAATTTCGACATTGATGTCTGATATGCAAGACTCAATCGACGCGGTGTACGTAGAAATCCAGAAAGTCGCGACGCATAATGACGACGTCGCTGAAACAATCCAAACGATGGCAGCAACTTCACAAGAAACAGCCGCAGCCTGTGAAGAAGTAAGTGCTTCAACAGACGAACAACTTCGTGCGATTCAATCAGTGACAGATGCAGCGGAGACGCTGACGGAGTTGAGTGAGGAATTGAGTTTGGCAGTTAATCGATTTAAGGTTTAAGATGAAAAACCGCTGGTGAGTCGCAATCAATTTGCGACTCACCAGCGGTTTATTTTTTTATAGGCTACTATTTAATGTTGTTTTTTTTTCCTATACCGATTTAAGCCTAAATATGATGTAAGCCAAACCTGATACAGTCTTCATTAGTAGCCGACATGCCCGGTGGCCTGTGAAGATTCATAGGCATTATATTTAACCCAGTTACAGTGTGTCGCTACCGATAAAAAAACAATAACTAAATTTTTAATGCTCAAACCTCAGAGTTTTATATCCCCAGATGTTTCAATGACATATCCTATAGCCGATTCTAACTTATTGAGTGGATCGTAATTACGTAAATCTACAAAATCAAGACCTGTAATCGCTTCAATTTTTGAAATTGGTACTTGATACGTTTTATACTCACCATAAGCAAATTCCAAATCCTCAATAAGATTTTTTTGAGTCTGTAAATAAGCAGTTGCAGATAAATTCCCGTCTTTCTTAACTATGACAGCTATTTTCCAAAACTCTGCCGGTATCTGAACTCCTCTATAAATAATGTCATCCATCCGAAAAACGGGTCCCGTAAACACAGTCACTTTAAGATTTAAGTTTTCGGCATTGTCTAAAATATAATTCTCCAAATCCAGCCAGTTTTTTTGATTCAACTTACTTTCCTGTGGTGCACAATTTGTAAAATGAAACGTATCCTCATTTGCTTTTTTTGCTAAATCTCCCCAAACAGGATCACGCCGACGGACAAGATGTCCCCGATCAAGTGAATTATTTTTATATAATTCAGGTCCGCACTGGTACTCTGTTTCAATGCGAGAATCGAGATACCATTTGTCATTACGACCTATCTTCATCAATTGATTGCCGTCAATATTCACCACCGTATAATAGGCTAAACGGCGTGACTTGCTCATGACAATTGAAAAATGCGTGTAATTGAGCACATTGCTCCCATCCTTTAACTGAGCAATGTCCTGTTCAAGATCAGATCGGAACATCGGATGAGGAACTTCATAATCACTACCTAGAAATTGAGTGTCATAGCCGATTGAACCTTCATACCATGAATCACTTAACTTCTCGACTAGCACCTCTTCATGGCTAAGACCCGAGACTTCCCATCCCTTCATAATGTCCTTCATTAACAGTTTTTGATCATCACTCAAGTTGGTGCATTGCTTCATGACAAACTTGATAATACTACTTATACGAATCCCTTCATTGGCAATAAATTCAGTCCGGTTCTTTGGATCTGGAACGCCTGCATGGTGGAGGGAAATTACAATCCATTCATCATTATATACAGGTGAACCGGAGGATCCTGGCATGGTATCAGTTGAGTAGTGAATGTAATCGTCAAATACATCCATAATATGATTCTCTCTGATTGCTAAAGCTTTGGGTGCGCCCGAAGGATGTTGAATAATTGATACACATTCACCAACCAAGCCTTTACCCGTTTGCGGCATGAGAGGCAAGAACCCAAAATCGCTTAATTTTGTGCCTTCAGAAGAAACTTCCTCTATTGCGACTAATGTGAAATCAAGCTTTTGATCTGTTATAAAGAAACGCTCCGGTGTAAAACGAAAGCTTTTAATCGGACATTCACTTAGGTTTAGATCAATTTCATAATTGAATTGCGCTACACTGGCCTGAGCGGTATTGTAGTTTTCCAAAACATGATTATTTGTAAGCAATAATGAAGGTGAGACAAGAAAACCTGTAGCATGTCCAAGAACTCTGCCTATACGATCGCGGATCTCGATTCTACAGACTGGACTGGCTGCTTGTAAACCTGCTGCAAGATAAGAAATAGGGAGTAGATCATCTTGGCCAATAATACGTTCTATTGCAAGTCCATCACGTGGATCAATCATCGCTTTGCGAAATGCGACTCGTTCAGGCGTATCTACTTCTAAAGGATTTTTAGTTTGTAGTTCACTAGCGATTCTTTCACGTTCACTAGAACGAGCAATGTAACGCTTTAATGCTTGTTGTCGTTGCAAATCTTCCAGATCCATATTAAAATTCAAAGTCTTTTCAAGCCGTTTACTAGACATGGTTATCCTCCTTAAATTATAAAATCGAGTAATATAAGTTAACTAAGGATTTCCTTCAACTATACTTTTGGAATGTCTACGCTCACCTTATACATATATCTATAAGTTCAATTCACTAGAATTCTAATAGTTTTTACTATTCTAACATTTATGATATTTATTTCAAAGTTACTTTCTAAGGATTTTTTAATAGTATTTAAGACAAATAATCATCCGTTTATAACTTTAGTCATTCGAGACCCGTTTTCATTACCTTTTATCTGGTCCTTCTGATGGACAAGCACTGTTATCGATTAAAGGGTAAAGAAATATAAAAAATCGTTGTAGACATATTTGTGTCCGCAACGATTTTTATTTCCCCTTCTTATAGGAGCTGTATCTTTATTTTATAGTGTATAAAAACTGGTCTTCCAAACGAAAGAAGATGAATATCAATGCGACATACGAAATACTAATCAAATTCACTATCTGGTGAATTGACTACTTTAATATAGGTGTCTTTGCCAGTAATTTTTTTCTTATCAAGAAAGAAGCAACCGCCCCCCCCATCGGCAGACGTGTGGACAATTACTTCTTCCTTCTCGGCCAATCGCTTTTCTA
This window encodes:
- a CDS encoding methyl-accepting chemotaxis protein; translated protein: MTINQLKRQDWLRKNQIMIIGFALAAGLGLIAQLIQRSPMAILLSVAIPFVFAILFYFLSTKIEMLSRILPYLLLVLNFAIAMGVIFFSEANLGTIGIIVLLLILGSIHGKMRIMVFGFVLSLIAIMINNLMFTAPELVGESGKNLVILFFLSGIILFLLVRQNGRVFTHIEKLVELTETKVREEEALAARLDVAVGKITTNLAYLRSNTEISGVSQREMLAAVNEVSVGSQHQADHISDIAENAERTHESVQIISEGLGVVVIQANEAGRKAEDGTVKIASLKESIDSFSGFFTDLNEAFSMLSGKIEETNVFASSIKAITEQTNLLALNASIEAARAGEHGKGFAVVAEEIRKLAGLTKETLTKIDINLIELNSTNEIAVKKLGDGLQQVVMQRALADDSSGSFRDLFETMTKLQQELSTFIQDFVKITVDSALIQERTMDFAAVVEQSTAAVEELNATLTDLTEEQQQIATYIHETHEEAVRIRS
- the fliS gene encoding flagellar export chaperone FliS, yielding MAINNPYATYQNNSINTSTPGELTLLLYNGCLKFIQQGKRALKENNIEEKNKSIQKAQAIISELMLTLDKSYPVAANMLVLYEFANSRLVDGNIKNDSTLFDEASAIITEFRDTWKQVIQINRQKQYADVDEI
- the flaG gene encoding flagellar protein FlaG, with translation MVSRMDGGTATHQASVSGGKAAPVVQVQAVVEKVQPQAEQEQQLPVDKAKQMTDSMNTFLESASTQLRFKFHEKLNEYYVTIVDSKTDEVIREIPSKKLMDIHAAMREFVGLLVDRKI
- a CDS encoding methyl-accepting chemotaxis protein, coding for MFRSIKTKIIMTVMVLFLIGVSSMTFISNSIVKNNTEKSIIESSGALTNEMSFAIENFLGQYEKGIAQLSTSPTVTGFKLSDEDSTTTNPITALETEFGNFLNFYEDATSVYLTLPTKEIIIMPNADLGDDFDPTTREWYKNAVEHPDVVQWSSPYNDSASGELVIAASKAVQLNGKLIGVMSLDIQLGALADKISSSKVGYEGYPILLDAEGIVLAHPESQGENYMDQDFIAEMYKDGNKQGDVHYGYGGTNYINVYSTIPKFGWKVASVYNEKNINTAANDLRNSMIVVALVTLLVIFAALYFIISRTIKPLGQLNLLMDSVSEGDLTVRSDVKTKDEIGELGDNFNTMIDNMNAIITVVNGSASNVRASSESLSAVAEETNASSEEVAHAVTEIAHGASKSAEDAEIVTEKAYLLGEQINEITTKAGVMSDIATKAGEMNTNGQGQMQQLKLSFNDWETNLQSMSEVIGTLEGKVNAIGGVMETITQISSQTNLLALNASIEAARAGEHGKGFAVVADEVRKLAEQSARSTEEVKVTVQELQTESRLVSEQMNETRENFQRQGTVVTDTEITFGEISTLMSDMQDSIDAVYVEIQKVATHNDDVAETIQTMAATSQETAAACEEVSASTDEQLRAIQSVTDAAETLTELSEELSLAVNRFKV
- a CDS encoding DNA/RNA non-specific endonuclease encodes the protein MSSKRLEKTLNFNMDLEDLQRQQALKRYIARSSERERIASELQTKNPLEVDTPERVAFRKAMIDPRDGLAIERIIGQDDLLPISYLAAGLQAASPVCRIEIRDRIGRVLGHATGFLVSPSLLLTNNHVLENYNTAQASVAQFNYEIDLNLSECPIKSFRFTPERFFITDQKLDFTLVAIEEVSSEGTKLSDFGFLPLMPQTGKGLVGECVSIIQHPSGAPKALAIRENHIMDVFDDYIHYSTDTMPGSSGSPVYNDEWIVISLHHAGVPDPKNRTEFIANEGIRISSIIKFVMKQCTNLSDDQKLLMKDIMKGWEVSGLSHEEVLVEKLSDSWYEGSIGYDTQFLGSDYEVPHPMFRSDLEQDIAQLKDGSNVLNYTHFSIVMSKSRRLAYYTVVNIDGNQLMKIGRNDKWYLDSRIETEYQCGPELYKNNSLDRGHLVRRRDPVWGDLAKKANEDTFHFTNCAPQESKLNQKNWLDLENYILDNAENLNLKVTVFTGPVFRMDDIIYRGVQIPAEFWKIAVIVKKDGNLSATAYLQTQKNLIEDLEFAYGEYKTYQVPISKIEAITGLDFVDLRNYDPLNKLESAIGYVIETSGDIKL